A genomic stretch from Limnobacter thiooxidans includes:
- a CDS encoding ATP-binding protein, which yields MHSNLSYQLKQFFGTVDLQEISSDLKMQKFLQDVEVTYEEKDQDQSMIALLLQERLNAEKAMRKEKSEQVALIKKLEEAHHQLLQSEKMASIGSLAAGVAHEINNPIGFVASNMGNLGNYVEDLFQIIDAYRTEVLSYNPNPQADQLAKSLDLDFLREDIKHLLLENKDGVDRVKRIVQDLKDFSHVDHGEWVMTSIHQGLNSTLNIVNNELKYKATVEKKYGDIPPIYCIGSQLNQVFMNLLINAAHAIEGSGKIVIETGVQDTELFVKISDSGCGIPKDNLARIFDPFFTTKPVGQGTGLGLSLSYGIVKRHEGKITVESEQGVGTTFTVWLPLTSKS from the coding sequence ATGCATTCCAATTTGAGCTACCAACTCAAGCAGTTTTTTGGAACCGTTGACCTGCAGGAAATTTCAAGCGATTTGAAAATGCAGAAATTTCTCCAGGACGTGGAGGTGACCTACGAGGAAAAAGATCAGGATCAAAGCATGATCGCCTTGCTGCTGCAGGAAAGGCTGAACGCGGAGAAGGCCATGCGCAAGGAAAAAAGCGAGCAGGTGGCGCTGATCAAGAAGCTGGAAGAAGCCCATCACCAGTTACTGCAATCTGAAAAAATGGCGTCGATCGGATCACTGGCTGCCGGGGTTGCACATGAAATCAACAACCCGATTGGTTTTGTGGCTTCCAACATGGGCAATCTGGGCAACTATGTGGAAGACCTGTTCCAGATCATTGACGCCTACCGAACTGAAGTGCTGAGTTACAACCCCAACCCGCAGGCGGATCAATTGGCCAAGTCACTGGACCTTGATTTTCTTCGCGAGGACATCAAACACCTGCTGCTTGAGAACAAAGACGGGGTGGATCGGGTCAAGCGGATTGTGCAGGACTTGAAAGACTTTTCACACGTGGACCACGGCGAGTGGGTCATGACCAGTATTCACCAAGGCTTGAACAGTACCTTGAACATTGTGAACAACGAGCTGAAATACAAGGCGACAGTAGAAAAGAAATACGGCGATATTCCTCCAATCTACTGCATTGGTTCGCAACTGAATCAGGTGTTCATGAACCTGCTGATCAACGCAGCACATGCCATTGAAGGTTCGGGAAAAATTGTCATTGAAACCGGTGTGCAGGACACCGAGCTGTTTGTGAAAATCAGTGACAGCGGTTGCGGCATTCCAAAAGACAACCTGGCGCGTATTTTTGATCCCTTCTTCACCACAAAACCAGTGGGCCAGGGCACAGGGTTGGGCTTGTCACTCAGCTATGGCATTGTCAAAAGACATGAAGGAAAAATCACGGTTGAAAGCGAACAAGGGGTGGGCACCACATTCACCGTGTGGCTACCCCTGACCAGCAAGAGCTAG
- a CDS encoding chemotaxis protein CheW, giving the protein MTNTNDSVEEGVEIEEYGADGPQIVTFSLGDERFAVPMECVQEIVRVPATVRVPLASSHLTGLANLRGRVLPVFQCRTMMGMPAIEVSEASRVLVLRIGTSVGLMVDRVHAVVTISPEQVDAIQQEDEISNTEWLAGVIRQEKELTLLLDVERLVQTHASQERPSGNGPASDFNAMADAADEDSNLDELQLVSFEVAGQEYAAPIDRVQEIVQAPTDFTTLPHAHAAVLGVMVLRARLLPLLSLRALFGLETLALQEHHRVVVLQLPGGSSVGVVMDRVNEVLRVSRSVQEPVPALFNNSRAVRHVQSMCRLEDGKRLVSILEIDSLVDYTSAAIQSLGHGTGFEAQSASQPCNQEESEDMESEGQVVVFQLGAEEFGVNIHSVQEIVRVPEQLTRIPQTPAFLEGVINLRGSVLPVIDQRRRMGIEGGERHDRQRIMVYLMNGVRTGFIVDSVTEVLRLDPKNISDTPSGGLHDVNLLPQVANLTETKRMILLIDPQALLSSAECKSLQASNKQSVEFETPLEMSENCQFDPAAQTFDEPVLS; this is encoded by the coding sequence ATGACGAATACAAATGATTCGGTAGAAGAAGGGGTTGAGATTGAAGAATACGGAGCAGACGGTCCACAGATTGTGACCTTCTCTCTGGGAGATGAACGATTTGCAGTGCCCATGGAATGCGTGCAGGAAATTGTTCGCGTGCCAGCCACGGTGCGCGTTCCCCTGGCCAGTAGTCACCTGACTGGGCTGGCCAATCTTCGGGGGCGGGTGCTGCCTGTGTTTCAATGCAGAACCATGATGGGTATGCCCGCTATTGAAGTCTCGGAGGCGTCACGCGTGCTGGTATTGCGCATCGGCACCTCTGTTGGTTTGATGGTTGACCGGGTGCATGCAGTGGTCACCATTTCTCCGGAACAGGTCGACGCCATTCAGCAAGAAGATGAAATCAGCAACACCGAGTGGCTGGCCGGTGTCATTCGCCAGGAAAAAGAGTTGACCCTGTTGCTCGATGTAGAGCGTCTTGTTCAAACCCACGCAAGCCAGGAAAGGCCGAGTGGCAATGGGCCTGCGAGTGACTTCAATGCCATGGCTGATGCTGCAGACGAAGACAGCAATCTGGACGAATTGCAGCTGGTGAGTTTTGAGGTGGCCGGTCAGGAATATGCCGCCCCCATTGACCGTGTTCAGGAAATTGTTCAGGCCCCCACCGATTTCACCACCTTGCCCCATGCCCACGCGGCCGTGTTGGGTGTGATGGTGCTTCGCGCCCGTTTGTTGCCGCTGCTCAGTTTACGGGCCCTGTTCGGGCTGGAAACACTGGCGCTTCAGGAACACCACAGGGTGGTGGTGTTGCAACTACCCGGTGGCAGTTCTGTGGGTGTGGTGATGGACCGTGTCAACGAAGTTCTCAGGGTTTCCAGGTCTGTGCAGGAACCTGTGCCTGCCCTGTTCAACAATTCGCGCGCTGTGCGCCATGTGCAGTCCATGTGCAGGCTGGAGGATGGCAAGCGCCTGGTGTCCATTCTTGAAATTGACAGCCTGGTGGACTACACCAGTGCCGCCATTCAAAGCCTGGGTCATGGCACCGGATTCGAAGCTCAATCGGCAAGCCAGCCTTGCAATCAAGAGGAAAGTGAAGACATGGAGAGCGAAGGACAGGTTGTCGTGTTTCAACTCGGTGCCGAAGAATTCGGAGTGAACATTCACTCGGTGCAGGAAATCGTGCGGGTGCCGGAGCAGTTGACCCGCATTCCCCAAACGCCTGCCTTTCTGGAAGGTGTCATCAACTTGCGGGGCAGTGTGTTGCCAGTGATTGACCAGCGCCGACGAATGGGCATTGAAGGGGGTGAGCGCCATGACCGGCAACGCATCATGGTGTACCTGATGAACGGCGTGCGAACTGGTTTCATTGTGGATTCAGTCACCGAGGTGCTAAGGCTTGATCCGAAAAACATTTCCGATACACCTTCAGGTGGCCTGCACGATGTGAACCTGTTGCCTCAGGTTGCCAACCTCACTGAGACCAAGCGCATGATCCTGCTGATTGATCCACAGGCCTTGTTGAGCAGTGCCGAGTGCAAGTCACTGCAAGCCAGCAACAAACAATCGGTTGAGTTTGAAACACCGCTTGAGATGTCTGAAAACTGCCAGTTTGACCCCGCTGCGCAAACCTTTGACGAGCCAGTATTGAGCTGA
- a CDS encoding chemotaxis protein CheA, translating into MNPLQIQFIGESRELLEGAGEALLRFEKAPEDLDNLNSLFRQVHTLKGNCGLFDELSPLGVALHAAEETLDQVRAGKHQLGGQDTDLLMEAMDFVIAGIDDWEAGTFQPAVQLSVARKLADRIVSARAGEAQALPAHIPDNEALDRAASASGAEELQPWFTEALSALPGSTGRLVCGRYTPEPDCFFKGEDPLQLVFNVPDLVFLDVKKLGAWAEPSSFDCYQCQVEIRFVSTAPLAPVQQVFDYVAEQLVLTEVSNTESASPVLQATQHDPLPESVRQGLLKVWQSQATMLSMVLDNDPAWKGRANAAVATVSALAKSAGRPEWAEAARAILAVCLGENSIQPLQAWVAKRPAELDPPAIAPQQARPAPQAVVAPSTAQPSPAGTPEADPKGISVLKVPREKIDRLMELIGEMVVAKNALPYLANRAENDFSCRELAREIKANHSVINRIAEEMQDAIMQVRMLPVGTVFQRFPRLVRDLSKKLGKQVRLDITGEDTEADKNIIESLSEPLIHLLRNSLDHGIESPDTRLAAGKSAEGLISIHAWQDADRVHISIRDDGAGIDPQRLKQKALEKSLLPAEKLELMSEKELYQLIFRPGFSTADQISDVSGRGVGMDVVRSAIARVGGQVDLQSSLGEGTTLTLSLPLSMAVNKVMMIEVAGQQFGLPMEVVVETVRVPLDAIHHIQDQQATVLRGKIIPLFALHGFLGLSQQPRMNEQNELAVLVTRVGHDTVGVVVDDFDSTIDILLRPLDGVLTHMHQYAGSALLGDGSVLLILNLMEMMTCQ; encoded by the coding sequence ATGAATCCCCTGCAAATTCAGTTCATTGGTGAAAGTCGCGAGTTGCTGGAAGGGGCCGGTGAAGCCTTGTTGCGTTTTGAAAAGGCACCGGAAGATCTTGATAATCTGAACAGCCTGTTCAGGCAGGTACACACCCTGAAAGGCAACTGCGGTTTGTTTGATGAATTGTCACCTTTGGGTGTGGCGCTTCATGCGGCCGAGGAAACCCTTGACCAGGTGCGTGCAGGGAAACACCAGTTGGGCGGGCAAGACACGGACCTTCTGATGGAAGCGATGGATTTTGTGATTGCAGGGATCGACGACTGGGAGGCTGGCACTTTTCAGCCCGCCGTACAGCTTTCGGTGGCCCGCAAGCTGGCCGATCGAATTGTGTCTGCACGTGCGGGTGAAGCCCAGGCCTTGCCCGCTCACATCCCAGACAATGAGGCGCTTGACAGGGCAGCATCGGCTTCCGGTGCCGAGGAGTTACAGCCCTGGTTCACTGAAGCACTTTCGGCTTTGCCTGGTTCGACCGGGCGGTTGGTGTGTGGGCGCTACACACCTGAACCGGACTGTTTTTTCAAAGGTGAAGACCCGTTGCAACTGGTTTTCAATGTACCCGACCTTGTTTTTCTGGATGTCAAGAAACTGGGCGCTTGGGCCGAGCCATCCAGTTTTGATTGTTACCAGTGCCAAGTTGAAATTCGTTTTGTCAGCACGGCTCCATTGGCGCCTGTGCAGCAGGTGTTTGATTACGTTGCCGAGCAGCTTGTGTTGACTGAAGTGAGCAACACCGAGTCAGCCTCACCTGTGCTGCAAGCGACCCAGCACGACCCCCTGCCGGAAAGTGTTCGCCAGGGTTTGTTGAAGGTGTGGCAAAGCCAAGCCACCATGTTGTCCATGGTGCTTGACAACGACCCTGCCTGGAAAGGCCGAGCCAATGCGGCAGTGGCCACGGTTTCCGCATTGGCCAAATCAGCTGGAAGACCTGAATGGGCCGAAGCCGCACGCGCAATTCTTGCTGTGTGTCTGGGCGAAAATTCAATTCAGCCACTTCAGGCCTGGGTTGCCAAACGGCCTGCCGAACTGGATCCACCCGCAATCGCTCCACAGCAAGCCAGGCCTGCCCCCCAGGCTGTGGTGGCTCCTTCTACAGCCCAGCCCAGCCCAGCCGGCACGCCCGAAGCAGACCCCAAGGGCATTTCGGTTTTGAAGGTTCCCCGGGAAAAAATCGACCGCCTGATGGAGCTGATTGGTGAAATGGTGGTGGCCAAGAATGCGCTGCCCTACCTGGCCAATCGGGCCGAGAATGACTTTTCATGTCGCGAACTTGCCCGGGAAATCAAGGCAAACCACAGTGTGATCAACCGGATTGCCGAGGAAATGCAAGACGCCATCATGCAGGTTCGCATGCTGCCGGTTGGCACAGTGTTCCAGCGCTTTCCCCGCCTTGTGCGCGACTTGTCCAAAAAGCTGGGCAAGCAGGTTCGCCTTGATATCACGGGTGAAGACACGGAAGCCGACAAGAACATCATCGAGTCGCTCAGTGAGCCATTGATCCACCTGTTGAGAAACAGCCTGGACCATGGCATTGAATCACCTGACACACGTCTGGCCGCTGGCAAGTCAGCCGAGGGTTTGATTTCGATTCATGCCTGGCAGGATGCAGACCGCGTGCACATCAGCATTCGTGACGACGGTGCTGGCATTGACCCCCAGCGCTTGAAACAAAAGGCGCTTGAGAAATCTTTGTTACCCGCTGAAAAACTGGAGCTGATGTCGGAAAAAGAACTGTACCAGTTGATTTTCAGGCCTGGTTTTTCTACCGCTGACCAGATTTCCGATGTGTCGGGGCGGGGTGTGGGAATGGATGTGGTGCGCAGCGCCATTGCACGGGTGGGCGGGCAAGTCGACCTTCAGTCCTCCTTGGGCGAGGGCACCACGCTGACCTTGAGCCTGCCCCTGAGCATGGCTGTCAACAAGGTCATGATGATCGAAGTGGCAGGCCAGCAGTTTGGTTTGCCGATGGAAGTGGTGGTGGAAACTGTCCGTGTTCCTTTGGATGCAATTCACCACATTCAGGACCAGCAAGCCACCGTGCTGCGCGGAAAAATTATTCCCCTGTTTGCGCTTCACGGCTTTTTGGGTCTGTCCCAGCAGCCCCGCATGAACGAACAGAATGAACTCGCCGTACTGGTAACCCGCGTGGGTCACGACACAGTGGGCGTTGTTGTAGACGATTTTGATTCGACAATCGACATTTTGCTGCGCCCGCTGGATGGCGTGCTGACGCACATGCACCAGTACGCAGGTTCTGCTTTGTTGGGCGACGGTTCGGTGTTGTTGATACTCAATTTGATGGAGATGATGACATGCCAGTGA
- a CDS encoding STAS domain-containing protein — MPVSLDEAARKITLSGACVVEEAETLHEMLSSHTDWPVDASECEYLHTAVLQVLMSNQPSWLGLPKPPHLRRAMEQIFGGAMNRADLPGRA; from the coding sequence ATGCCAGTGAGCTTGGACGAAGCTGCTCGAAAAATTACCCTGAGTGGCGCATGCGTGGTGGAAGAAGCCGAAACGCTGCATGAAATGCTGAGCAGTCACACCGACTGGCCAGTGGACGCAAGTGAATGCGAGTACCTGCACACAGCGGTGTTGCAGGTGCTGATGAGCAACCAGCCAAGTTGGCTTGGTTTACCCAAACCACCCCACTTGCGGCGTGCGATGGAACAGATATTCGGAGGCGCGATGAATCGTGCCGATTTGCCTGGGAGGGCGTAA
- a CDS encoding response regulator — protein sequence MKSILLVDDSATMLMSLRQTLEMSGFKVDTACDGVDALGKLKTIQKPDLIITDINMPNMNGIDFIRNVRQLLRFVPILTLTTESQQDKREEAKKLGATGWLVKPVGGQDLVRIIKQVVPNA from the coding sequence ATGAAATCAATATTACTGGTGGATGACTCCGCAACCATGCTGATGAGTTTGCGCCAAACGCTTGAAATGTCGGGGTTCAAAGTGGACACGGCCTGTGATGGCGTGGACGCACTCGGAAAACTCAAGACCATCCAAAAACCGGATTTGATTATTACCGACATCAACATGCCCAATATGAACGGCATTGATTTCATTCGCAATGTCCGTCAGCTTCTTCGGTTTGTCCCCATTCTCACCTTGACCACCGAGTCCCAACAGGACAAACGGGAAGAGGCAAAAAAGCTGGGGGCCACAGGATGGTTGGTCAAACCTGTTGGTGGACAGGACCTGGTCCGGATCATCAAGCAAGTGGTACCCAATGCCTGA
- a CDS encoding CheR family methyltransferase: MKVASQHAITDDDFKKFREFFYRKTGMYFDDGKRYFVDKRLQERIAQTDSASFRDYFVMLRFQATGGELQQLINTMTVNETYFFREEYHFACMVKSMLPEIVVNKKDKDPIRIWSMPCSSGEEPFSIAIYLQEYWPQISQYDVDLMASDIDTDILKQASLGRFSRRSVQNLPAHLKSQYFREQVDGDYQLIDDLRQSVEFTRANLTELADTRRFRKVDVIFCRNLLIYFDDESRRQAAEAFYDALNPGGFICLGHSESMSRISGLFNVRKFPDAIVYQKPFASEKNKS, translated from the coding sequence ATGAAAGTGGCCTCGCAGCATGCAATCACGGATGACGATTTCAAGAAATTCCGTGAGTTTTTTTATCGCAAGACCGGCATGTACTTTGATGACGGCAAACGCTACTTCGTTGACAAGCGCCTGCAGGAACGGATCGCACAAACCGACAGTGCCTCGTTTCGGGATTACTTCGTGATGCTGCGGTTTCAGGCCACGGGTGGTGAACTGCAACAGTTGATCAACACCATGACAGTGAACGAAACCTACTTTTTTCGCGAGGAGTACCACTTTGCCTGCATGGTGAAATCCATGCTGCCTGAAATTGTGGTGAACAAGAAGGACAAGGACCCGATCCGCATTTGGTCCATGCCCTGCTCATCTGGAGAAGAGCCCTTTTCAATTGCCATTTATCTTCAGGAATACTGGCCCCAGATCAGCCAGTACGATGTGGACCTGATGGCTTCCGACATTGACACCGACATTCTGAAACAGGCAAGTCTTGGGCGCTTCAGCCGTCGTTCAGTTCAAAACCTGCCAGCACACCTGAAGTCCCAATACTTCCGGGAACAGGTGGATGGGGATTACCAGCTGATTGATGATTTGCGCCAAAGTGTCGAGTTCACAAGGGCAAATCTTACAGAGCTTGCAGACACCCGCAGATTCCGTAAGGTCGATGTGATTTTCTGCCGAAACCTCCTGATCTATTTTGACGACGAGTCCCGTCGACAGGCTGCCGAGGCCTTTTATGACGCACTCAACCCGGGCGGGTTCATTTGTCTGGGTCACTCCGAGTCCATGAGCCGCATCAGTGGACTGTTCAATGTGCGCAAGTTTCCAGACGCCATTGTTTATCAAAAACCTTTTGCCAGCGAGAAAAACAAATCGTGA
- a CDS encoding response regulator, which yields MKKVLIIDDAATVRMYHRNILQQAGFSTEEAINGLEALEKAHTNHFDLYLVDVNMPKMDGYTFIRKLRESTEIEQAPAVMISTEAEAEDEVKAYLAGANLYLIKPIRPEQLLEFASLLVGGVA from the coding sequence GTGAAAAAAGTACTCATCATTGATGATGCGGCAACGGTGCGCATGTATCACAGAAACATTCTCCAGCAGGCCGGCTTTTCAACCGAGGAAGCCATCAACGGCCTGGAGGCTCTTGAGAAAGCGCACACCAATCATTTTGACCTTTACCTGGTTGATGTGAACATGCCAAAAATGGATGGTTACACCTTCATCCGCAAGCTGCGCGAAAGTACAGAAATAGAACAGGCGCCTGCCGTCATGATCAGTACTGAGGCCGAGGCCGAGGACGAAGTCAAAGCCTACCTGGCAGGTGCCAACCTTTACCTGATCAAGCCCATACGACCTGAGCAGCTCTTGGAGTTTGCAAGTTTGCTGGTGGGCGGGGTGGCTTGA
- a CDS encoding methyl-accepting chemotaxis protein, protein MFSEFSLFDMMYVALVGVALGIVVARSHFLKSLASQKKSSSSDRLKVRDQWKDQLREQARDVKSFNDVVRSHLHSVKQESEESALRLIGHLSSAHQHTMSVLSSAREAVDSSSRWIQASSHRLDEQTRMLEQLDSVAVAKGEHDSFQRKSLGNLKSEIQGLMPMVELVEHIANQTNLLALNASIEAARAGNVGRGFTVVAENVFKLSEQASDAANQIRSGIQQVADTLSKEVESALSQLDGDQTRDRVLTIAQKVKELGGQFSALLSDTQHLSESLTSYASQLQNSIADALGVLQTQDIMRQQIEHIEDALRTLDEHVEDWDEQLTQTPDNPELLPSLGEKMDVLFNRYVMHQQRNAHLLAIGKAPGETGLPRVELF, encoded by the coding sequence ATGTTCAGTGAATTTTCATTGTTTGACATGATGTACGTTGCCTTGGTCGGTGTTGCTCTGGGTATTGTGGTGGCCCGAAGTCACTTTTTGAAATCACTGGCCAGCCAGAAGAAGAGCTCCAGCAGTGATCGGTTAAAGGTGCGGGATCAGTGGAAAGACCAGCTTCGCGAGCAGGCCCGGGATGTCAAAAGTTTCAACGATGTGGTGCGCAGCCACCTTCATTCGGTGAAGCAGGAAAGCGAGGAAAGTGCCTTGCGCCTCATTGGCCATTTGAGTAGCGCGCACCAGCACACCATGTCTGTGCTGAGTTCTGCCCGTGAAGCGGTGGACTCAAGTTCCCGCTGGATCCAGGCTTCGAGTCACCGGCTGGACGAGCAAACCCGCATGTTGGAGCAACTGGATTCGGTTGCTGTGGCCAAGGGTGAACACGACAGCTTTCAGCGCAAGTCCCTGGGCAATCTGAAATCGGAAATTCAGGGGCTGATGCCAATGGTGGAACTGGTCGAGCACATTGCCAACCAGACCAACCTGCTTGCCTTGAATGCGTCCATTGAGGCCGCGAGGGCAGGGAATGTGGGGCGGGGCTTCACTGTGGTTGCCGAAAATGTATTCAAGCTTTCCGAACAGGCTTCCGATGCGGCCAACCAGATCCGATCCGGTATCCAGCAAGTTGCGGATACCCTTAGCAAGGAAGTGGAGTCAGCCTTGAGCCAACTCGACGGGGATCAAACCCGCGATCGGGTGTTGACGATTGCTCAAAAGGTCAAAGAACTGGGCGGGCAGTTTTCCGCCTTGCTCAGCGACACCCAGCACCTGAGCGAGTCTTTGACCAGTTACGCCTCACAACTTCAGAATTCAATTGCAGATGCTTTGGGGGTGCTTCAAACCCAGGACATCATGCGCCAGCAAATCGAGCACATTGAAGACGCGCTGCGCACGCTGGACGAGCATGTAGAAGACTGGGATGAGCAGCTCACCCAGACACCGGACAATCCCGAGCTGCTCCCAAGCCTTGGTGAAAAAATGGACGTCCTGTTCAACAGGTACGTGATGCACCAGCAACGCAATGCGCACCTGCTGGCCATTGGCAAGGCACCCGGCGAAACCGGGCTGCCCAGGGTGGAATTATTCTAG
- a CDS encoding HEAT repeat domain-containing protein: MGLMKSRGVVLDPGPQAEQEDLDMLVTGLRSGDPDLRRMAARDLIGFPAATQALGDQLQVEEDPQALDSIMNTLGCLGTPEAVELLLPCLRSSDPFRRNQAIEVLKGLPQVVAPFIEDLLADPDPDVRIFTVNVLESLKHPKVVSWLTDVIQTDQHINVCATALDLLVELADESCLPALYEAAKRFPNEPYFEFTINMAIDSVLEGKGRAE, from the coding sequence ATGGGCTTGATGAAGTCGCGTGGCGTGGTCCTTGATCCAGGCCCGCAAGCAGAACAGGAAGACCTCGACATGCTGGTGACAGGTCTTCGATCCGGTGATCCCGACCTGCGAAGAATGGCAGCACGGGATCTGATCGGTTTTCCTGCTGCAACACAGGCCCTGGGCGATCAACTGCAGGTTGAAGAAGATCCGCAGGCCCTGGATTCCATCATGAATACATTGGGCTGTCTGGGCACACCCGAGGCGGTGGAACTGCTGCTGCCCTGTTTGCGTTCCTCCGACCCGTTTCGGCGCAACCAGGCCATCGAAGTGCTGAAAGGACTGCCCCAGGTGGTCGCCCCTTTCATCGAAGACCTGCTTGCTGACCCGGATCCGGATGTGCGAATTTTCACGGTGAATGTGCTGGAGTCGCTCAAGCACCCCAAAGTGGTGTCCTGGCTGACGGATGTCATTCAAACAGACCAGCACATCAACGTGTGCGCAACTGCGCTGGACCTGCTGGTCGAGTTGGCTGATGAAAGCTGCCTGCCTGCACTGTACGAGGCAGCAAAACGCTTTCCGAATGAACCGTATTTCGAGTTCACGATCAACATGGCTATTGACAGCGTCCTTGAAGGCAAGGGGAGAGCCGAATGA
- the cheB gene encoding chemotaxis-specific protein-glutamate methyltransferase CheB — translation MLMAAKTRLLIVDDSALMRKHLVSMFADEGDFEIATARNGVEALMQHREFKPDVITLDVNMPEMDGLTALSMLMTERPTAVIMVSSLTEKGAMTTLEALALGAVDFVPKPGGTISLSIDSVRLQLLEKVRTAAKMRRRRADLKEKNSAPQGNVTAPVPAFVSAPAPVKWTPPSPAIGSLPMWPFGVVCVGVSTGGPRVLEEILPQLPEDFPWPVLVAQHMPPTFTQAFANRLNGLCPLEVLEVSRPMPLQPGHVYIGKGGTDMVVSNRQGVLQVLPKPENPDLLWHPSVEALMGSVARNLNPAQVIGVMLTGMGYDGSNAMAALKLAGARTVAESEESATVFGMPAELIKKGGASIVLPASEIAKQLKFWLGSGGRRWA, via the coding sequence ATGTTGATGGCAGCCAAAACCCGTCTGTTGATTGTGGATGATTCTGCGCTGATGAGAAAACACCTGGTTTCAATGTTCGCCGATGAAGGAGACTTTGAAATTGCCACGGCCCGCAATGGCGTGGAGGCCTTGATGCAGCATCGGGAGTTCAAGCCCGATGTCATTACCCTGGACGTGAACATGCCGGAAATGGACGGGCTGACTGCCCTGTCCATGTTAATGACCGAGCGGCCCACGGCGGTAATCATGGTGTCTTCACTGACCGAAAAGGGTGCCATGACTACGCTTGAGGCACTGGCTCTGGGGGCGGTGGACTTTGTTCCGAAACCGGGGGGCACCATTTCCCTGTCGATTGACAGTGTGCGCCTGCAACTGTTGGAGAAAGTGCGCACTGCGGCAAAGATGCGCCGCCGCAGGGCAGACTTGAAGGAAAAAAACAGCGCGCCACAGGGGAATGTCACCGCACCTGTACCCGCATTTGTATCAGCACCTGCGCCTGTCAAATGGACTCCACCCAGCCCAGCCATAGGCAGCCTTCCCATGTGGCCTTTTGGCGTGGTGTGTGTGGGTGTATCCACTGGCGGGCCGCGTGTGCTGGAAGAAATACTGCCGCAACTTCCCGAAGATTTCCCCTGGCCTGTGCTGGTTGCACAGCACATGCCACCCACCTTTACTCAGGCCTTTGCCAACCGCCTTAACGGCCTGTGCCCGCTCGAGGTACTCGAGGTGTCCCGCCCCATGCCCCTGCAGCCTGGGCATGTGTACATCGGCAAGGGTGGCACGGACATGGTGGTCAGCAATCGCCAGGGGGTGTTGCAAGTACTGCCCAAACCGGAAAATCCCGACTTGCTGTGGCACCCCAGCGTGGAAGCGCTGATGGGCAGTGTGGCCAGGAACCTGAACCCCGCGCAGGTGATCGGCGTGATGCTGACGGGAATGGGTTACGACGGTTCAAACGCGATGGCAGCTTTGAAACTGGCAGGCGCCCGAACCGTGGCCGAGTCTGAGGAATCAGCCACTGTATTTGGCATGCCGGCAGAATTGATCAAAAAAGGTGGGGCCAGCATTGTGCTGCCCGCCAGCGAAATAGCAAAGCAACTCAAGTTTTGGCTGGGTTCCGGAGGTAGAAGATGGGCTTGA